From the Anaeromyxobacter dehalogenans 2CP-1 genome, the window TCGCCGGGCGGTCGATCGAGGAGCGCGGCGCGGTGGTGGTGACGCGCGGCCTCTCCGAGGCGGTGCGGCTCGCCGACGCGTTCGCGCCCGAGCACCTGGCGCTGCACGCCCGCGGCGCGGCCGGCCTCGTGAAGCGGATCTCGCGCGCCGGCGCGGTGTTCGTGGGCAGCTCCACCCCGGAGGCGGTCGGCGACTACCTGGCCGGCCCGAGCCACGTGCTCCCGACCGCCGGCACCGCCCGGTTCGCCTCGCCGCTGTCGGTGGCGACGTTCCGCCGCCGCATGAGCGTGCTCGACCTGACGCCCGCGGCGCTCGCCGCGCTGGCACCGTCGGTCGAGGCGCTGGCGCGGGCCGAGGGGCTGGAGGGGCACTGGCGCGCGGTGGAGGTGCGGGTGGCGAAGCGCGCGTCCGCGCGGGCCCGCCGGGTGGCGCCGGCGAAGGCGAAGGCGGCCGGCGCGTCGGGGGCGCCCCGCGCGCGCGCCGCGGCCGGGGGGGCGCGTCGATGAGCCGGCGGGCGGCGGTGAAGACCCCGCGCGCGGGGGCGGCCGCGCGCCGCGGGGCGGTGGCGCGGCGGACCAAGGAGACCGACGTCGCGGTGGAGCTCCGGCTCGAGCCGGGCGAGGCGGCGATCTCGACCGGGCTCCCGTTCTTCGACCACATGCTCGACCAGATCTCGCGCCACGGCGGCATGGCGCTCACGGTGCGGGCGAAGGGCGACCTGCAGGTGGACGCGCACCACACCGTCGAGGACGTGGGCATCGGCCTGGGCGAGGCGCTGCGGCAGGCGCTCGAGGACAAGGCCGGGCTGGCGCGCTACGGGCACGCGGTGGTGCCGCTCGACGAGGCGCTGGTGGAGGCGGTGGTGGACCTCTCCGGCCGCCCGCACCTCACGTTCAACGCGAAGCTGCCGAGCGGCAAGAAGTTCATCGGCGGCTACGACGTGGACCTGACGCAGGACTTCCTGCAGGCGCTCGTGAACCACGCGCGCATCTGCGTGCACGTGAACGTCCGCTACGGCCGCAACCTGCACCACGTGGTCGAGGCGATCTTCAAGGCGACCGCGCGCGCGCTCCGCGCCGCGACCGCGCGCGAGGGGACCGCGCTGCCCAGCACCAAGGGAACGCTGTGAGCCGCCCGGCCGGCACCGTCGCGCTGGTGGACTACGGCGCCGGCAACCTGCGCTCGGTGGAGAACGCGCTGCGCGAGGTGGGCGCGGCGGTGGTGGTCACGCGCGATCCCGACGCGGTCCGCCGCGCCGACCGGGTGGTGGTGCCGGGGCAGGGCGCGATGCCCGCCTGCGCCGAGGCGATGCGCCGGAGCGGCGTGGCCGGCGCGCTCCTGGAGGCGGTCGAGCGCGGGACGCCGGTGCTGGGCATCTGCGTCGGGCTGCAGATCCTGTTCGCCGAGGGCGAGGAGGCGGGCGGGGCCCGCGGACTC encodes:
- the hisH gene encoding imidazole glycerol phosphate synthase subunit HisH gives rise to the protein MSRPAGTVALVDYGAGNLRSVENALREVGAAVVVTRDPDAVRRADRVVVPGQGAMPACAEAMRRSGVAGALLEAVERGTPVLGICVGLQILFAEGEEAGGARGLGLVDGRIARLPGGVKLPHIGWSKVRLVAPGSALFAPMDGAYVYYAHSYAAPAEAPGAALLTHHGRDFCAALERGNLFAVQFHPEKSQRVGLALLERFVST
- the hisB gene encoding imidazoleglycerol-phosphate dehydratase HisB translates to MSRRAAVKTPRAGAAARRGAVARRTKETDVAVELRLEPGEAAISTGLPFFDHMLDQISRHGGMALTVRAKGDLQVDAHHTVEDVGIGLGEALRQALEDKAGLARYGHAVVPLDEALVEAVVDLSGRPHLTFNAKLPSGKKFIGGYDVDLTQDFLQALVNHARICVHVNVRYGRNLHHVVEAIFKATARALRAATAREGTALPSTKGTL